aaataaatgaacaagagtgagcgttcgactcagagagtaaaataccaattttaatcataatctctatagctatctaaagctaatataCCCTGTAGAGTGATATGCAACAtcctcataattttcatacaattcatatcataatagcaaaaaggcaatttggagcactcacacacccaacactatcaagcaatacatatataggagctgattccctatacaaccttcttaatccaacctctgccagcaatTATCTCTCAGGTCGgattttcgcttaataaaccaagtgcggggtcccagcaagtgtctctcaagccgtgtctacccgttctGTCCATACCCATTACCataccacatgcacgccaacgcacacacacactgctctaaattaccacaaacaatatccataacacttcatcaatttaaaatacaacataaatcatgcctaatatttaactacatagatatatatttataagcgatgcatgggcatgcttaaacataaaataatatcgaaattacaattaaaattaatattttactcacagacttaaccgaagtcatTACGGCGGCTAGGCGAAGGAGGAAGGCTGTGCCGgttcacctgacaatttcatagcaattatttaatatatttgactcgatacaagtttggaaaagaccaaagacaccctaggtcgtgccaaaaatccggcacagtctcccctatacctacccaacctacaaaagggttcaaaatacacttctatatcacaAATcaaacatccacaactcaatcacatcacatgaccactcctgggcccatccaaacaatctACAATCATAatgtgaaaaattaaagtttagtccttataattaaccccttttacaaaaactactcatatgagctctaaaaatcataaaactttgccccgcggtcctcagcaatattactaagttaatgcaaaaggaattataattttttaagataccacgaatattttatagatttttaatcgaattcaagcactagataattaagaaaaaataaagttCAGGTTTACTTATGCCGATTCCGACCCCGGGATCGCGTtcaggacgtctgacaatggtgaggtagctaaaatctcgacccaattcagaggctttttcggtagcctgtctgccTGGCCCGAAATTTACAGATTCgggcaaccgttgaatttccgcgaattgaaggtacctacacgaagcccacaatacgagagttagtacataatttttaaggaattttctaaactcatttagtgctcggaaaaacactacgaaattTCGTGGGACCtaccgaaaaatggtgtcaaaaaattttgaaattagtattgccgcgaaactctcgacaagtggagccggtactctcggttttctcgtggggttcacgatttgcgagaaatttagctcaaaagtcaaaatgggctaaaacttcctgaacaaaaattggataaaccgctctatggattttggtgttcttggtgtttatggaaagctcttgaggtgTAAATGGGTTTTAGCACAAGACCtgatccaatcggtggccggatcggccgggaaTGCGAAATGGCGCGCGCGCACAAGCTGGGTGTGTTTCGTGCGACTTTTCCGGCGGCATGGAGGCTTGCCGGCTGCAGGGGAGGTGCGCCGGAGTGTGGGGGAGGGCTGGGTAGTGGCTGGCCAGCAAGGGGTTGAGGGAGGAGAGAAAAaacaggagagagagagaggaggtcGGGGACGCGcaaagaggaaagaaaagaggaagAAGGCCAGTCCGATTCAACCagtccgatccggtctggttcgattcagCCGGTCTAATTCAGGacacaaaaattgaatttttactctgtctttgGACCAAAAATGAGgaccaaaaattccgaaaaaaattctaaaaaactcagaaaaattcgtatagtccaaatatatttttagttttgccacgtggtctttaaattaatttttaaaaatcatcaaagttttatgttttcgaaaaattgaacccgatttctaaaatccgaaaaattttaaataatttcctaaaatttaaataaaataaaatataaataattacccataaaataataaatttaaaaattaggggtgttacaagaaatgAAATACAGTAGTTCAGAAATGAAATGCAGTCATAATTCTCAAAAAAGAACACACAATCATATCAAACTTTCCACCCAAGCTTTCCTTCTATTCGCACGCATCAAGACAAACATCTTTCTCCAATCTTGATTCACAAATATTTCAAGTGATTTGTTGTACGCAGCATCAGAAACACCTTCCATCTCCTCCAATAAATCCATGCATGCTTCTATAGAATATGGATCAGACACATAACTTATAACTTCCTTACTTCGTGATTTGTACCTTTGCCCTTTGGTCACACCTTTACTATCCCCGTTCTTTCCCCCTTTCTAAATACCAATTACAATAAAACATTTACATGGATCAAATATTCAAATTCAACTATATATATCCATGACACTATCAACCAAAACATTTACATGgattaaatattcaaattcaaCTATATATATCCATGACACTCTCAATAAAAACActtaaatgcatcaaattcaaagGCAATTTAATATTGCATTATGAACCAAAATAGTCAACCACTACAAGATACATCATCTATGGcactaattaaaaattatattccaCTCACTTTTGCCAATAAGCCCAATAGTCCGTTGGTTTTCTGGACAAAAAATTTCTCAAAAGCTAGCTGAAAAGAATAAATAAACCATCAGTAGAAGTCTGCATTATTTCTGTGATCATAAAGAAACTCCTAGAAGTAAACAATGCATAAGAAATATAGCTAACTTAAAGAGGACAGAAGCATTAAAAAAATTGCTACTAGCAAAGACTGATAAATCTAGCAAATTGGGAGATAGGAACAGATGAGAAGAGCAGCTGTTCTGGTTACCAACAGTCCCTCTCCAGACTCCCAAGATAATTTTGTTGTGATTTCTTTAACAAGCTAGGCATCCATCTTAACATCCATCTTAACACTTGCATCTCTACCACTCATCTTGTAGACATGTTGTACcttagatttatttatttatttatattaatatgtgtaatatttaattaattttttttaatttatatatatatatatatacatataattaattattaattaattaatttttaatgatctGCTCTGACCCATCGACCCCATCCCTCTGCCAGGTCAACCCCTAGGCTGGGTTTAATAACAATTATCCCTCCAAATATAAGTATCATTTTTGTAACATCTAACAAGAAGTAATGTTTTCATAATAATTGCTAATTAGCAAGAATCCTTTTTTAAGCATTCACAATGAACAGCTATATATGTTAGAGTGAGTGCAGAGAGGTGAAATAAGGAAAGAGAGAAATCACTAGAAAATTAAACAAAACATAAATTACAAGAGAAATTCAGTTGTGATGCAAAATGAAATGCCAAATTCACAATTTTCACCAACAATAAGCTTCGTCATCAACATATCTGAGAGCAGATTAATACAAAGCAACTGGACAAACCTGAAAGCCAAACACATATTCCAGAAGATCAAGCATGTCTGCATCACATACTCCAGAAATCTCAAAATCAGCAGGAAGTCTGGGGAAATGCTCAGTATATTTAATGGCAGATATGGCACCTCTAACCTGGAAAAATTACCCAATCCCAATACAGAAAAATATGAGATTTTTCTTTGAATGCTAACATTCAATGTACTTGATTTGATACATCTATAaataagcaaaagtaaaatatttTAGATTGTCGATCTAAAGAGTAAAGACAGAATATGAAGTAGAGGTGAATATAAGCTGGAGGTATGTAATCACTCATAAAAGAAACCAGAAACAAAGGATGCAATACATTAGAGACCAACTTACTTCAGGGAAAACTTCAGTAGAATTGTTTAATGATGGTGCTTCCAAAGGGACAATATTATATGGGATGAGCTCCCCAACTTTTTTAATTCTTTGCCACTGGAAAATCACAGACCAAAAGTTATGTTAATCTAAAACCTTGGAACTATTAAACAACAATACTCTAATCTTCAATTTGTTCAGGAACAACAGTCATTTTCTTCATGtttgatctttcttttttttttaatatagagACAGATATGTAATGAAATCagtaaaagataaaaataatagaTAAAGAGAAGATTTTTTGGTTGCAAATGATCAACTCAGAATTTAGATCAAAATAGAGATAATACGATCACAAGACATGGTAACATTTTTGTTTTGCATATAGCAAGAAAGTGGCCAACCAAACTCTTACACCAAACCTATATCATTAGCAACAGATGTACAAATATAAAGGAAAGAAACCTAATCTTCTATCTAACATGTTCAAAGATGTGAAAACTACTGTAGAACTTAATATTTCATATCTAAGGCAGGTATAGATAACTACCTCCTCCCTAATAAGTCATCCAACACCATCAGAATTTTCATCTTTGCTAAGTGCCTCCATGACCTCCACTAAGGCCCTCAAGGTAGCAAATACTTTTTTCATCTCCAGAGATCTTAATTCCACcctaaaaaaaacaaaaacaactGAAGTATATTTACAAGTGATGCACGCATATATTGATATTTGCTACTAACTAAATAAAACTACTTTACTTCCAGTTCAGTATTTAAAGATATATTAATTAATGCAGCAGCACTTGAGGATCCCTGATAAGCATCCTTGTTTGAATGGTTAAATCACTCAATTCATAATTGGCAAATATGTAGGTTCAATTCCCACTTGGATGTGCGCCTGTAGAACCTCCAATAAATTGTGATTAGCTTTATATCAAGTATTCCGTGCATAACAAATTGGTGTAGTGTATTCATATTTTTAAATATGAACAGTCTcacatataaaaatttttaatcaaatgaTGTAATTCTAACTCGTCTTTGGTATAGTCAATCACCAAAAAGGCATCAAAAGACGcaagaaataaaaaatataaatggcACAGAATAAAAGGCAACATGGACATTGATGAAAAATCAAGTGAATAGAATATTCAAAATACAAAACAGAAAAATTTTGCAGATTTCATAATCTAATAATGACAAGACAAGTCAACTTGATTTTGTCAATGAAGCAAAAGTAACAATTGTGGATCGTATCCAAAAGTTTTAACATTCTAAACTAAAGATTCCAGTCAGTCGTACCTTAAACTTAGAGACTCCCTACAGGCATGCAGGTTTCATTCACCAATGGCTATCACTAGCACAGAGAAACTATAGGACTAATTTATTTTCATTAGATATATCATTGCAAGGGACACAtgcttaaccaaaataattaatgAGCATTAGTTTCAAATGCAAAGGTTTGCCACAGGGAGAAGGAATATCCAGAAAAAAAGGCTATTATGAAGAAACCAATCAAATGAAAGGAAACTAAATGCAAAGAAAATTTAGGTGTACTCTTCAAGATTAGCAGAGGAAAAAGTTCCAGATTCTCACCACTTTTGATTCCCTCTTTGGATATCATCCACTTTATGCCTTCTCTTGTAACTTTGGTAAAATTCCCACAGGTGTTCAATGTCATGACTGTGATCTATTTGGGCACCATCCCTTTTGGCAAGTTTTTGCTGTAGCAAACCAGGATCTCATCAAAACTCAAATCAAGACTGAAAATGAATAAAGCAGAAATTAACATTTGCATTAACGAGTTGTAAGTCCCAGATTATTGCAttcaaattgaaaataataatatgtaCTAGTAAAGATTCAAAGCTCAGGTATACCTTAATCGCAGACATCAAACCAGTCTTGAATAGGAGAACACCACGACCGTCACTCTTTGGGTCCAAGTTTTGTGCCATGAAAAACGCCTGCTCACACACTGAAATTGAAACagtaaaaaatttatgaaatattttaccaGATGACTTCAATTAAAAAAGGAAGCATTAAAATCAATTAACAAAGGAAGCATTACAATCTTTGAACCATATATGTTCCAGCAAAACAATGTGCATATCCCCGACTACACATTGACCATCACAGAATGTTCGCAAACGTTCAAGATTCTGGTGGGTAAGTAATATCATGCCATCTGTAATCAGTTAATAAAGACAcctaaaacaaaacaaaaaagacTAAAGTCAGGCAAGAAAATCAAATTCATTCACATAAACGACTCCACATCAGACGTTCTGAGATCAGTACATATAAATGAAGCAAAAACTTCTATTTATAGATAAGACTAAGAGGGATATTTTGTCAAAGATTCTTCATGGTTGGAACGAGCATAGCACTAACTATATAGCTTCACTCTCTTGGCTACTTCGTTGATGAAATAAATTGTAAGTTAAAAAATTTATGAGTGCTTTCGCACACCCCTTGTGAGCAGGAGGGTTCCCACccaccccacccccccccccccccccacacccccgcttctcccccccccccccctccccgccCTTGACAGTAAATTGAcgaattctttttctttttggaaaCGAATCCATTGTCGAAACTCTTAACCCGAAGAAAAggggaaaaataataataaatagctCTAACTCAAACTCAAGCTCAATTAAATAAGTAGCAGCATAACTTCAATTAACATCACACCATGAACTTGTTGATGGTTGATCATCATTTGATGCCAAAGTGAAGCAccaaaaatttttaaagttgatttaaaaaaaaaaaatcctagttacctaaaaaagaaaaaaaaataaaactcacTTATTCTGGCGACGATGGGGTTCTCATACTGAATCTCATCGGCAGCCTGTAAGATGGCATCAATGTTGGTTGTTCGGAGCGAAGGTGGCACAGTTCCGGCAATGCCGCTGGGACTTCTCTCATAGCCTTGGAAAGCAGTTCTCAGTTGTTCACTGTTCAAGGTGGCTCTCACCAGCCTCTCCCAGTTATCGTAAACACTAGGCATTATTCCGGCGGCAAATCAGAAACAATCCAAATCCTAGGTTTATCGTGCAACAACAAATGTCTGGGCTTTGAATTGGCCCGAGTTGGATAATTTCGACTCGGTAATGGTAAGCTCGATCTGTAATTCCGCGGATAGAGAAAGGAAACAGGGGTTTTAAAAAATGAGAGGTTTAACGAGGAAGGAAGAGGCTTTTACGAGTAGAACAAAGCGGGAAAGAGAGGAGGATGACTAGACGGTTGTGCCCTTAAAATTGATAGAGTAGGGATGTATGTATTTAAGTGTTGGGTGATCTTTCATTGGGAACGTACGATGAGATTGAAGCTAACGACTTGATGTGTTATATGGACCATAATTGGTTGTTTACTATTCTGGACTCGCTGTGAGTGATACAGGGGATTGAGCCTTCTAGAGCGCAAGAACTTTTATTCAGGGAGAATACTAGTTGTAAGAAAACGGCTTTTTCCATTACATGAGCAGATGGTTTGGCAAGTGGCAACGTTTTGGAAGTTCTTCTTGCTTGGAAGTTAGACCGTTGGCATTGCCCAAGTATGCCGTTGTCCAATTCTTACATGTATGCCGAGCTTCAGTTAACAGTTTGCCATCATTGACAATCTTCTAAGtagtagttaaaatttttataacagttTACCATCATTGATAATTAGAGATGAccgttataatttaatatttttatatatgtttaatattataaattaaattttcaatattttccatgtattattaataaaatattttttgaaaataattttttttagaaaacaaACGGAGCTGACGTGGATAATTAATTAACGGAAATGAAATTAGTAAGTGCCAATGGGTTGGCGCGCGTGAACGACGAGCGTTCCTGAAAAGCGTTAACTAACAAAACAGAAATGAAAACGAAACAACCCGCTAATTGCCACACGATGCGCTCACGAGTCTCTTTATCTATAAAAGTTTCTCTCTGGTTTCCTGAATCGCCACTAGCCTCCACccttctctctctcacacacacaccaaAATCCGATCCTTTGAAGTGGAAGTTCCTGTAATCTTCCTTTCATGGCCTCGGTAAGATTCCCCCTTCTTCTTTTTCTCATCAATTCGTTTTTCATGGCGTCGGTAATTGGATACAAATCTTTTTAGCCTTCCAAAGGTGATAGGATTTGTGTTGAATCATTGACATGGTGAGATTTGGGTGAAGAAATTGTGACTGCTTTTCCCCTCCAGAATCTGTTTTTTGTTCAGAGATGACGTTGATAGAAATTTCTTGCTTGCGTATCTTTactgttatggtcaaattttcagGTTTCAGGACCAAAATTTTGCTGCTTTTGCGTTTGAAAATGCTATCTTTTATTGGCCAATTTCTTGTCTTTTCATAAAACTGGCAGGAGGGAGAGCTGGAGCTGGCAATGTTTGGTGTGTTTTATGGGTGATGGGCTTAGATTCGCGATCAGTTTTCGATGGAAAATTACTCTTAATGGTGTTTAACATATAGAAGGATAAAAAGACGAAAAAGCAAATGAATTAATCCAATTTAATTTCTTCATGAATGGATGACCAAACGTTATAATGAAATTAAATGGCTTTAAAGCATTCAAGCCATTGGAATGTCACAATGAGGTCGACTGATCTTCTTAAGACAAAATTTTCCTCTTTGGCAGGATAAAGGTCTGCCCTTGCCCAAGTTTGGTGAGTGGGATGTAAGTAATCCTGCCTCGGCTGAAGGATTTACTGTCATATTTAACAAGGCCAGAGATAAGAAGAAAACAAAAAATGCTCCAGCAAAAGTAATGTCCCCAAGAAGAAATGATGCTGTGCACAAGAACAATGATTCTTATCAGAATTCTCCAAAGGTAAATGTTTTGTACGAGTACTCGTTGAGTCTCCCTGTTACTAGATTCTTTTATGACCATCTTTTttgtaaaatgaaaaaaaaaaaaaaaggaaccttTATGGACATTCTTAATTTTGGCAATTCTTCTGGTTTTAGCAACTTCAGCTGGATTTGGTACAATTTTAAAAGTTTTAGCTAGTTGATTGTATCTTGTACCCCTTTAATCTCTTAGAGCTTTATTCTCCACGCAGTGGAAATGGCTTTGCTGTGGTTGAACCATAGTGTAATTCCTTCAAGTGAATGTGCCTGGCGTCCTAGTGGAGCATCGAGTTGATTCTGATTATATCCTTCTCCCTCCTGCTGTTTTGGGCTTTCAAGTTTCATTTTATGTTTCTTATGCTTTTGATAAAATGTGAAAGAGAGAGAATTGCATATAAAAATTCCGTAGAATTTGTTGCTTCATAGGGACTACCAGTGCTTTCTCTTTTTGGGTCTGAGAGAGAACAGAATATTATTATAATCATCAAATACTGTATTCTTGATCTGGCATTTAATTTCTTAGCTTGAAATATGCTGAGGTAGTAGCGTTGTCATCTAATTCAGCAGCAAGTGGCTGCCTGGCTAGGATAATAAGGACAACGTGTCAAAAATTGATGTTAAAAAAGAATAATTCAAGCTGCTTGTGTATGAGTTGGTAAATGACAACTTAAATAGATAAACAAGGCTGGTAAAGAACATAAAATAGAGAATTTACATATCCAGATTACACTTTTGGCTGCAGTAACACAACCCATTATAAATATTTAACGCCACGGTTTCAAAAGCTTGTGGCAGATGAACCAGAGTAAAGGTCAAATAAAAGATCCAAATTCACGGATTAAATTACAAATCCTCTGTGTTGTTGACCCTGAAGAGCTAGGTCCATTGATGCAAAAATTTTACTCAGGCTGCTGAATAGCAGTGTCACTTTGATTTCCAGTTTCAGACATCCTAGACTCGTCTTTAGCCAGAGAGTCACTGAAGGGGGTACCCTGATCTTCAGCAGACCCTGTCATTGAAGCTGGTTGTATTGAATGGTCAAATTTACAAGCAGGCCCAAACTTGCAAATACCATACCGGCTGTAGTAAGAACAGATATGCTGACCCTGGATTTGGTAGACAAAAAATTAGTCATGGAAGAGAAACATGAAGATGTAAATCCAGTTCAGTGCTTGTGGCTTAAACATAAAACTACTAAAAAGGACTATCTCAATTGCAAGCATTGTTGTACAAACTGAGACCTGTACAGCAGCAAATGAATCATTATTGCCTAGAGGCTAAGTTTCAGTAAGTTTTATTTGCTTGCAAATACTAGCACATCAATTCTATCTAATTTAAATAACTACCATTTCTACTAAAATATATGGCTAAAGAGATGCTTAACCTTCTATCTGATTAAAACAGCCTTCTCCAAGTATGAAGAGAAGCctcaaaaaataaatataaaaatgagGTGAGTACTCGTATTGGAGCATATGTTACTTCTGACATTACCGCCACATCcaataaatgagttaaaaataAACAGAAAAACATCTTCTTGGTCATTTTGGAAAACCATGGACTACTACTTGATAGGCTGTTAATTACATTTTGTTCCATAAATGAAAAGagttataaaattattttctaagcCTATTATCCTTCATAAGAAGCAGCTCATGAGGAAAAATAAACTTACAGGTCTCAATGGCAGGCCCTTGTCACTAAGAGCACATGGAGGTGACTTCGGGATCTGATTCTTTGGATGATGATATTTGCAATTAGACTTGAATTTACAGCCTCCAGTTTTCAAATAATAACTGCACTCTGGTtgtccaggtcgttctggatatTCATCGAATGTCATCTGCTGCTGATGCGCATAGACGTTGGTATCTGTAGCTGGATTGCTTATGACATACGCTGAACCTGGGTGTATACTCCTCCTCTCTGGTGGAAATGCAGGACCCTTGACAAGCAAAAAAGgaatataattgatgggaaagttATTTGGTAATAAATTTTGTAAGTGATTTTAAGAGTGATTAATATAAAGTAAGCTCTAAAAAAATAGGCATAGAAATTTTAAATGCAACTTCTATtgacatcaaaattaattttaaacatCAACTGCATCAGAAGGGGAAAGAAGGATTAAAAGAAAATACAGGTTGTGCAGAGAACTTGTAAAAACTAAGCATTGGATGTAGGGCTGAGCAAAAATCAGTTATATCCGAAAAATCAAACTGATCCATTTTCATTCGGTTTTCTATTtggttagtattttttttttttttagaaacttCTATTTTCAGTTTGATTAGGTTATTTTCATTTTGGTTCAGTTATTTTCtcccaaaaaaaagaaaaaaaaatgaaccgACATTTTTTTCCCACATTTACGGGGCTGCCATTTTGCATTTCGgggttgtcatttagcccctctgtCCAGCCCATGTccattacaaaatgtcaaaatcccCAACACCTAAACCTAATTAACCCTTTCTTTTCTCCTATATATGGGTGCCGTCTGCAACTCCTCTGCGTCCCTACAACCTCGAGCCATTGCCCATTTCTGCATTTCTAGTTTCTACTTTCTCCTTCAGAATTCAGTCCTCATTTCTCAACTCTTCAAAGTGCATTTCTACTTTCTAGTTCTCTCTTTGCTCTGTGTTCCTCCTTCTCTATCTTGCCTTGCCTCTGGCCGCTGCAAATCCTCTCTCCATTGCCACTAAAAATCCACTACTAGAGAAGTAACATTTCTGCTTGCCGGGGATAAGTAATAAAAAAACTTATATATATTATGTCATCTCCTCTTGGTTCAGAAATATCTTGTGTTCTTATTTTCCAAACTAAGATTAGCATTTATTAAGATGGGAGCTATAATTGCATATATTCTGCTGTATGCTCTTGGCTAAGAAATATCTTGTGTTGATTTTTTGCATTTGTGATTGTGTTGCTTCTGTGCATTTTTGGCAATTATGTTTATGTTGATTCTGCATTCCCGTTATGTTTGTATTGATTTTGGCCATTTATGTTTTTGTTAATTCCGTGCGTAATTCTGTTTGCGTTAATTCTATCTATAATCCCAAACCaacaaatcaaaattaaaaatcttTTTGTTCAATTTGGTTATAACCCCCAATTTTGTTTGGTTCTCAATATTTACCAATT
Above is a genomic segment from Hevea brasiliensis isolate MT/VB/25A 57/8 chromosome 17, ASM3005281v1, whole genome shotgun sequence containing:
- the LOC131175237 gene encoding callose synthase 10-like; this encodes MKKMTWQRIKKVGELIPYNIVPLEAPSLNNSTEVFPEVRGAISAIKYTEHFPRLPADFEISGVCDADMLDLLEYVFGFQLAFEKFFVQKTNGLLGLLAKVSGI
- the LOC110672485 gene encoding callose synthase 10-like isoform X1, which produces MPSVYDNWERLVRATLNSEQLRTAFQGYERSPSGIAGTVPPSLRTTNIDAILQAADEIQYENPIVARIMCEQAFFMAQNLDPKSDGRGVLLFKTGLMSAIKQKLAKRDGAQIDHSHDIEHLWEFYQSYKRRHKVDDIQRGNQKWVELRSLEMKKVFATLRALVEVMEALSKDENSDGVG
- the LOC110672511 gene encoding uncharacterized protein LOC110672511 isoform X1; the protein is MASDKGLPLPKFGEWDVSNPASAEGFTVIFNKARDKKKTKNAPAKVMSPRRNDAVHKNNDSYQNSPKVNVLYEYSLSLPVTRFFYDHLFCKMKKKKKGTFMDILNFGNSSGFSNFSWIWYNFKSFS
- the LOC110672485 gene encoding callose synthase 10-like isoform X2 — encoded protein: MILLTHQNLERLRTFCDGQCVVGDMHIVLLEHIWFKDLCEQAFFMAQNLDPKSDGRGVLLFKTGLMSAIKQKLAKRDGAQIDHSHDIEHLWEFYQSYKRRHKVDDIQRGNQKWVELRSLEMKKVFATLRALVEVMEALSKDENSDGVG
- the LOC110672511 gene encoding protein NOI4-like isoform X2, translating into MASDKGLPLPKFGEWDVSNPASAEGFTVIFNKARDKKKTKNAPAKVMSPRRNDAVHKNNDSYQNSPKWKWLCCG